The sequence GTTTTACACATATTACCAGTAAGCTGTGTTATACTGTATAACCACTGACCGTTATCACGCCCTTCAAGCATCCGCATCCTGCCAGAGCTGACTTTGAAGACAAAGGGGCAAGTTCATGTTAACGTAAGACTTCATGAGATTGAAGAACAACATTACGTTGTGTTGAATAATCTTTGTATTGAGGTCTATGGAGTTTATACTGGCAGACTGTAAATTGGAGATGTACACGATTCGCTCCGGTAAAGCCTTCCTGCTTTGTGACGAGACTAGAGAAGGTTCCGAACATGATGTTAAAATAATTGAACGTTTATTTCAAACAAATGGGTTTGAAAACCCCACTGTGTCTAAAGCCGAAAATAAAGAGGTACGTTTCATTACTGTATTATTATTCGATTGTATTTCCATAAAATTGTCACATTTCATCTTGAAAATAGGAATTCATCTAGATGGACCATAGAGTTTATAGTAAAGATTGTGTGCTATTATAAACAGTGTGCTTGTATTATTGtaataaatgtgttcaattatgtACACAACATTGGCATAGTGTTATACGTCTACAGTAATGTAAAAGGTGTGTGTAGAAATACTCAGAAAAAACCCTTATGAAACAATCTACCTACAGAAGATCATGGTTATGCAATGAAAACAGCAATTTATTGTTGGTAAAATCTATAGAAACTGAAAGTAGTTAAGTTTATATGTTGCTGTAAACTTGAAAACATGCCACCAAAACATTGCAGCTAATATACTAGAAATGCAAGAATCCATTTAAATCCATATAATGCATTGGAAAATCCTAATTCCATGCTGTGTGTTGCGTTCATTTCAGAAAGTGATGACTGAATTCACAGAATTTAAAGACAAACTGCCAGGTGACGTCGATTGCCTCATGGTGGTGATCATGTGTCACGGTAGACTAGGACACATCTCTCTGTCTAATGGGGAGGAGATACAGCTGGAGACAATCTACCAGCTGTTTAACAACAGCCAGTGTCCAGCCCTCCGTGAGAAACCCAAGCTCTTCGTTGTACAAGCCTGTAGGGGGGGTATGGAGGCCTATGGCTGTATGAGTTTGTAAtattctgtgttgtcatgtttaatAACTattgataaaatatatatatgtaaattAACTGCTTTGATTTTCAGTGGATaaaaaagacaaaaccaaaccTTACGTGGATGGAAGTGCACAGTATTATCCTTCGACGCCAAAGTTGCTT is a genomic window of Salmo trutta unplaced genomic scaffold, fSalTru1.1, whole genome shotgun sequence containing:
- the LOC115187412 gene encoding caspase-14-like, which gives rise to MEFILADCKLEMYTIRSGKAFLLCDETREGSEHDVKIIERLFQTNGFENPTVSKAENKEKVMTEFTEFKDKLPGDVDCLMVVIMCHGRLGHISLSNGEEIQLETIYQLFNNSQCPALREKPKLFVVQACRGVDKKDKTKPYVDGSAQYYPSTPKLLPTESDIMVVYAVCPEKLAIIHPDYGCPLFEEMEKVFEDFSNSHHMYELFTQVNGRLDIRMENQGFTFDEQEKPDKSTKAQLIHFDQSIKSDIGRSLHIVSSLTKKWYLLTEEREGEQEREEDRENIPCPCVAKLFNCVIV